From Streptomyces qinzhouensis, one genomic window encodes:
- a CDS encoding lipase maturation factor family protein — protein MEWFGDGGYWLSRLVFQRALAGVYLVAFLTAALQFRALIGEKGMLPVPAYVRRVPFRHAPSLFQLRYSDRLFACCAWTGVVLSAALVGGAADTVPLAVAMAWWAVLWVLYLSVVNVGQVWYGFGWESLLLETGFLAVFLGNERTAPPVLVLFLLRWVLFRVEFGAGLIKMRGDRCWRDLTCLYYHHETQPMPGPLSRLFHLLPRPLHRMETAANHVVQLVVPFGLFAPQPVATVAAGVIVATQLWLVLSGNFAWLNWLTIALALSAVDFSVLSFPAAPEPPGTPLWFGVLVAAVTALVVWRSYRPVRNLLSRRQRMNTSWDPLHLVNSYGAFGTVGRVRREIVVEGTDAVVLGPETVWREYEFRGKPTDPYRLPRQFAPYHLRLDWLMWFAALSPAYARPWFGPLLERLLAADRDTLRLLRTDPFGGAPPAYVRARIMRYRFTGRRERRATGARWHRDQAREFWPPTRLDG, from the coding sequence ATGGAGTGGTTCGGTGACGGTGGCTACTGGTTGAGTCGGCTGGTCTTCCAGCGGGCCCTGGCCGGCGTCTATCTGGTCGCCTTTCTGACCGCCGCGCTCCAGTTCCGGGCGCTGATCGGCGAGAAGGGCATGCTTCCGGTGCCCGCCTATGTGCGGCGGGTGCCGTTCCGTCATGCGCCGAGCCTGTTCCAGCTCCGGTATTCGGACCGGCTGTTCGCCTGTTGCGCCTGGACCGGGGTGGTGCTGTCGGCCGCCCTGGTCGGGGGTGCGGCGGACACCGTGCCCCTGGCCGTGGCGATGGCGTGGTGGGCGGTGCTGTGGGTGCTGTATCTGTCCGTGGTCAACGTCGGGCAGGTCTGGTACGGCTTCGGCTGGGAGTCTCTGCTCCTGGAGACCGGTTTCCTCGCCGTCTTCCTCGGCAATGAGCGGACCGCGCCGCCGGTGCTGGTGCTGTTCCTGCTGCGCTGGGTGCTGTTCCGGGTGGAGTTCGGCGCCGGGCTGATCAAAATGCGCGGGGACCGCTGCTGGCGGGATCTGACGTGTCTGTACTACCACCACGAGACCCAGCCGATGCCGGGTCCGCTGAGCCGGCTCTTTCACCTACTGCCCCGCCCGCTGCACCGGATGGAGACCGCGGCCAACCATGTCGTCCAGCTCGTGGTGCCGTTCGGGCTGTTCGCTCCGCAGCCGGTGGCGACCGTGGCGGCGGGAGTGATCGTCGCCACCCAGCTGTGGCTGGTGCTCTCCGGGAACTTCGCCTGGCTCAACTGGCTGACGATCGCCCTCGCGCTGTCCGCCGTGGACTTCTCCGTCCTTTCCTTCCCGGCGGCGCCCGAACCACCGGGAACACCCCTGTGGTTCGGAGTGCTCGTCGCCGCGGTCACGGCGCTGGTCGTATGGCGCAGCTACCGGCCGGTGCGCAATCTACTCTCCCGCCGTCAGCGCATGAACACCAGCTGGGACCCGCTGCATCTGGTGAACTCCTACGGGGCGTTCGGGACGGTGGGCCGGGTGCGCCGGGAGATCGTCGTCGAGGGCACGGACGCGGTGGTCCTCGGGCCGGAGACGGTATGGCGGGAGTACGAGTTCCGGGGCAAGCCCACCGATCCGTACCGGTTGCCGCGGCAGTTCGCCCCGTACCATCTGCGGCTGGACTGGCTGATGTGGTTCGCCGCGCTCTCCCCCGCCTATGCCCGCCCCTGGTTCGGGCCGCTGCTGGAGCGTCTGCTGGCGGCCGACCGGGACACCCTGAGGCTGCTGCGGACCGATCCCTTCGGCGGCGCTCCGCCGGCGTATGTACGGGCCCGGATCATGCGCTACCGGTTCACCGGCCGGCGCGAGCGGCGGGCGACCGGGGCACGGTGGCACCGGGACCAGGCACGGGAGTTCTGGCCGCCGACCCGTCTGGACGGCTGA
- a CDS encoding DUF6777 domain-containing protein, whose amino-acid sequence MSKRSERRRGAGRRRWPATVALPAAVCLGALAAGCGGSSGPAPERDEEVYLQPATEQGSDPYTATTARALATPVPEPVVPGTGGSGAPERGHTLRTMSGATPGLYGGTQSVGSCDVERQITLLRADGAKARAFAANAGISRKALPSFLRGLTPVVLRADTRVTGHGYQPGGGAVPARQTVLQAGTAVLVDDRGAPRVRCASGTPLSDPVAVKGGVIQKGAAWNGYRTDRVVVVKRAGRPLESLVIVDVTEDTWIDRRTGTDGEQDRRPEVLPPVNPDDIYAYPAHRDQGSRTEAEAPDGPAGTSPGTSESGTSESGTSESGAADSGAPDAPDADAELPDAELDPLDSAEPDSGDLPTEEEPRLEAEESLDGYGDDGWAETAGFPG is encoded by the coding sequence ATGTCCAAGCGTTCCGAACGCCGGCGCGGGGCCGGGCGCCGCCGGTGGCCCGCCACGGTCGCCCTGCCCGCCGCCGTCTGCCTCGGCGCTCTCGCCGCCGGCTGCGGCGGCAGTTCCGGGCCCGCGCCGGAGCGGGACGAGGAGGTCTATCTCCAGCCCGCGACGGAGCAGGGCTCCGATCCGTACACCGCCACCACCGCCCGGGCCCTGGCCACCCCCGTACCCGAACCGGTCGTACCCGGCACCGGCGGCAGCGGCGCGCCGGAGCGCGGCCACACCCTGCGCACGATGTCGGGCGCGACGCCGGGGCTGTACGGCGGGACCCAGTCCGTCGGGAGCTGCGATGTCGAACGGCAGATCACCCTGCTCCGCGCGGACGGGGCCAAGGCCCGTGCCTTCGCCGCGAACGCGGGTATCTCCCGCAAGGCGCTGCCGTCGTTCCTGCGCGGACTCACCCCCGTCGTGCTGCGGGCCGACACCCGGGTCACCGGGCACGGCTACCAGCCGGGCGGCGGCGCGGTGCCCGCCCGGCAGACGGTGCTCCAGGCGGGCACGGCCGTCCTGGTGGACGACCGCGGCGCGCCGAGGGTGCGCTGCGCCTCGGGCACACCGCTGTCGGATCCGGTCGCCGTCAAGGGCGGGGTGATCCAGAAGGGCGCGGCCTGGAACGGCTACCGCACGGACCGGGTGGTGGTCGTCAAGCGCGCCGGCCGGCCGCTGGAGAGCCTGGTGATCGTCGATGTCACCGAGGACACCTGGATCGACCGCAGGACCGGTACCGACGGCGAGCAGGACCGGCGCCCGGAGGTGCTTCCGCCGGTCAACCCCGATGACATCTACGCCTATCCGGCCCACCGCGACCAGGGATCCCGTACCGAAGCGGAAGCCCCCGACGGGCCCGCAGGCACTTCCCCCGGCACCTCCGAATCCGGCACCTCCGAATCCGGCACCTCCGAATCCGGTGCCGCGGATTCCGGTGCCCCCGACGCCCCCGACGCCGACGCGGAACTGCCGGACGCCGAGCTGGACCCGCTCGACAGCGCGGAGCCGGACAGCGGTGACCTTCCCACCGAAGAGGAGCCGCGCCTCGAAGCGGAGGAGTCCCTCGACGGCTACGGCGACGACGGGTGGGCGGAGACGGCCGGATTCCCGGGCTGA
- a CDS encoding SpoIIE family protein phosphatase, with translation MAERAAGAPALPDDWPAAPGKCLALTGIGSFDWDLASGLMHLDGPAHQVLDLPAEEYDGRRASLMARMPSDEAARLDARVAQALKSGRDHYGVYFRIRRRDGTLRWTHSQGRVRRDAEGRPVRITGIVRDATAELADSTARIAADTGRRWQTSVAEATTAALAHARTVQDVIDVLKDVHGLELFGARSLVMGLLEPGGRIHLVAEGPQEAFVPGTRYTRVDEQYPMSEVIRTLTPRFIEGRDDFAGSYPILWPHIEPLGVEAAAYLPLIAQGRPIGAFGLLYADRTGFNSEERNLLVAIGSTIAQSVQRAVLYDQEHDLAEGLQQAMLPRRIPDVPGAQIAVRYRSARIGRDIGGDWYDVITLPGGRVGAVIGDVQGHDTDAAAVMGQLRIVLRAYAAEGHTPATVMARASGFLHELDTDRFATCLYAEADLSTGVVQVVRAGHVDPLLRDTDGSCRRIPVDGGLPLGLSAEFGRLEYPVTTLELDPGQTLLLYTDGLVEQPGSDLDDGILLLTALVRGGPRDIQHLADRLCEVVDERGGEDDVALLLLRRRGTLTPRSGGRLHQPVAQNDPEALRSVRRMVRSAVVAWGAGERADDIELVADELTTNALMHTDGGAEVTVRILAGPQRRLRVEVEDGSSALPRRREAGESGVSGRGLLLVDRLADAWGVESRGGGKCVWCEFTIPERRAASP, from the coding sequence ATGGCTGAGCGGGCAGCGGGGGCCCCTGCGCTTCCCGACGACTGGCCGGCCGCCCCGGGGAAGTGCCTGGCCCTGACCGGCATCGGCAGCTTCGACTGGGACCTGGCCAGCGGGCTGATGCATCTGGACGGGCCGGCCCACCAGGTGCTCGACCTGCCGGCCGAGGAGTACGACGGACGGCGGGCGAGCCTGATGGCCCGGATGCCCTCCGACGAGGCCGCGCGGCTGGACGCACGGGTCGCCCAGGCCCTCAAGAGCGGCCGCGACCACTACGGCGTCTACTTCCGTATCCGCCGCCGCGACGGCACCCTGCGCTGGACCCACTCCCAGGGCCGGGTACGCCGGGACGCCGAGGGCCGCCCGGTACGGATCACGGGCATCGTCCGGGACGCCACGGCCGAACTCGCCGACTCCACCGCCCGTATCGCCGCCGACACCGGGCGCCGCTGGCAGACCAGTGTCGCCGAGGCCACGACCGCCGCACTGGCCCACGCCCGGACCGTCCAGGACGTGATCGACGTCCTCAAGGACGTCCACGGTCTGGAGCTCTTCGGCGCGCGAAGCCTGGTGATGGGGCTGCTGGAGCCCGGTGGCCGGATCCACCTGGTCGCCGAGGGCCCGCAGGAGGCCTTCGTACCGGGCACCCGCTACACCCGCGTCGACGAGCAGTACCCGATGAGCGAGGTCATCCGTACCCTCACGCCCCGGTTCATCGAGGGCCGCGACGACTTCGCCGGGTCGTACCCGATCCTCTGGCCGCATATCGAACCCCTCGGTGTCGAGGCCGCCGCCTATCTGCCGCTGATCGCCCAGGGCCGCCCGATCGGCGCCTTCGGACTGCTCTACGCCGACCGCACCGGCTTCAACTCCGAGGAACGCAATCTGCTGGTCGCGATCGGCAGCACCATCGCCCAGAGCGTGCAGCGGGCGGTGCTCTACGACCAGGAGCACGATCTGGCCGAGGGGCTCCAGCAGGCGATGCTGCCGCGCCGTATCCCCGATGTGCCGGGCGCCCAGATCGCCGTGCGCTACCGCTCGGCCCGGATCGGGCGGGACATCGGCGGCGACTGGTACGACGTCATCACCCTGCCCGGCGGCCGGGTCGGCGCCGTCATCGGGGACGTCCAGGGCCATGACACGGATGCCGCGGCCGTTATGGGGCAGCTCCGGATCGTGCTCAGGGCGTACGCGGCCGAGGGCCACACCCCCGCCACGGTCATGGCCCGTGCCTCCGGTTTCCTCCATGAACTGGACACCGACCGCTTCGCGACCTGTCTTTACGCCGAGGCCGATCTGTCCACCGGGGTGGTCCAGGTGGTCCGGGCCGGCCATGTCGATCCGCTGCTGCGCGACACCGACGGCAGTTGCCGCCGGATCCCCGTGGACGGCGGACTTCCGCTCGGACTCTCCGCCGAGTTCGGCCGGCTGGAGTATCCCGTCACCACACTCGAACTCGACCCCGGACAGACCCTTCTGCTCTACACCGACGGACTGGTGGAACAGCCGGGCTCCGACCTCGACGACGGGATACTGCTGCTGACGGCGCTGGTGCGCGGCGGCCCCCGGGACATCCAGCACCTCGCCGACCGGCTCTGCGAAGTCGTCGACGAACGCGGCGGCGAGGACGATGTCGCTCTGTTGCTGCTGCGCCGCCGCGGCACGCTCACCCCGCGGTCCGGCGGCCGGCTCCATCAGCCCGTCGCCCAGAACGACCCGGAGGCCCTGCGCTCGGTCCGCCGCATGGTCCGCTCCGCGGTCGTCGCCTGGGGCGCCGGGGAACGCGCCGACGACATCGAACTGGTCGCCGACGAGCTGACGACCAATGCCCTGATGCACACCGACGGCGGGGCCGAGGTGACCGTACGGATCCTCGCCGGCCCGCAGCGGCGGCTCCGGGTCGAGGTCGAGGACGGCTCCAGCGCACTGCCCCGGCGCCGCGAGGCGGGCGAGTCCGGGGTATCGGGCCGTGGACTCCTGCTGGTCGACCGGCTGGCGGACGCCTGGGGTGTGGAATCGCGCGGCGGCGGCAAATGCGTCTGGTGCGAATTCACCATCCCGGAACGCCGCGCAGCGTCGCCCTGA
- a CDS encoding wax ester/triacylglycerol synthase family O-acyltransferase has translation MSTERLAPLDLAFWHLESAGHPIHLGALALFAPEAAGPAPPAHALLSLLATRAGAVRKLRTRVRDVLLPVGGAAWTPDRDFDVTRHVHRIRLPGNAPVAAEAVALAGELMERPLERGRPPWEMYLLTGEDGGPFAVLVKLHHALADGMRAVAIGSAIFDEIADPRGVRARARARIRAAAAAPDRPWFGDPGRLFGSARERIDGLGRAVGVGASVVLASRLDPRALPPSLAAGTSGTRRLGTAVLDAEDIRLARKASGGTTNDVLLAVVAGGLRRWLAGRGEPLPADGPRALVPVSRRRPGGGPGPGNDLSAYLLDLPVAEPDPRARLARIRTAMDRNKEAGPLRGAGALAVLADQLPPIAHRFGAPLAGGAARILFDLLVTSVPLPRSELSFGNCPLRSLYPMAPLARGQSLAVALTSYGGRIHVGLVADGAAVPDVGLLARAMAEELTELAALAAPDRPTHGADGAAGR, from the coding sequence GTGAGCACCGAGCGACTCGCCCCACTCGACCTGGCGTTCTGGCATCTCGAATCCGCCGGGCACCCGATACACCTCGGGGCGCTCGCCCTCTTCGCCCCCGAAGCGGCGGGCCCCGCGCCCCCCGCGCACGCTCTGCTGTCGCTGCTCGCCACCCGGGCCGGCGCCGTGCGGAAGCTGCGGACCCGGGTACGGGACGTACTGCTGCCCGTCGGCGGCGCCGCCTGGACCCCCGACCGGGACTTCGACGTGACCCGGCACGTCCACCGGATCCGGCTCCCCGGGAACGCTCCCGTGGCGGCGGAGGCCGTCGCGCTCGCCGGAGAGCTGATGGAACGGCCCCTGGAGCGCGGCCGTCCGCCGTGGGAGATGTACCTCCTGACCGGCGAGGACGGCGGTCCCTTCGCCGTCCTCGTCAAGCTCCACCACGCCCTGGCCGACGGGATGCGGGCCGTCGCCATCGGGTCGGCGATCTTCGACGAGATCGCCGACCCCCGCGGGGTGCGCGCCCGGGCCAGGGCCCGGATCCGCGCGGCCGCCGCCGCCCCCGACCGGCCCTGGTTCGGCGATCCCGGGCGGCTCTTCGGCTCCGCCCGGGAAAGGATCGACGGACTGGGCCGGGCCGTCGGCGTCGGCGCCTCCGTCGTCCTGGCCAGCCGCCTCGACCCGCGCGCCCTGCCGCCCTCGCTCGCCGCCGGGACCAGCGGCACCCGGCGGCTCGGTACGGCCGTCCTCGACGCCGAGGACATCCGCCTCGCCCGCAAAGCCTCCGGCGGCACCACGAACGACGTCCTCCTCGCGGTCGTCGCCGGGGGGCTGCGCCGCTGGCTGGCCGGGCGCGGCGAACCGCTGCCCGCGGACGGTCCGCGGGCACTGGTCCCCGTCTCCCGCCGCCGCCCCGGCGGAGGCCCGGGACCGGGAAACGACCTCTCCGCTTACCTCCTCGACCTGCCCGTCGCCGAGCCCGACCCCCGGGCCCGGCTCGCCCGGATCCGTACCGCCATGGACCGCAACAAGGAGGCCGGTCCGCTGCGCGGCGCCGGGGCCCTGGCCGTACTCGCCGACCAGCTTCCGCCGATCGCCCACCGCTTCGGCGCACCGCTGGCGGGCGGGGCGGCCCGGATCCTCTTCGACCTGCTCGTCACCAGCGTGCCGCTGCCACGGTCGGAGCTGTCCTTCGGCAACTGCCCCCTGCGGTCCCTCTATCCGATGGCGCCGCTCGCCCGGGGCCAGTCGCTGGCCGTGGCCCTCACCTCCTACGGAGGACGGATCCACGTCGGGCTGGTGGCCGACGGAGCGGCGGTACCGGACGTCGGTCTGCTGGCCCGGGCGATGGCCGAGGAGCTGACGGAACTGGCGGCCCTCGCCGCGCCGGACCGACCCACCCATGGCGCGGACGGCGCGGCCGGCCGGTGA
- a CDS encoding Fpg/Nei family DNA glycosylase encodes MPELPEVESLRGFLEQRLTGLRIARVLPLSISVLKTYDPPLSAVEGAVVTAVGRYGKWLGIGAGGLHLVFHLARAGWLRWYDELPAAPPRPGKGPSALRIALASGAGFDLTEAGTTKRLAVHLVPDPAEVPAIARLGPDPLAEGFDRDAFAAVLAGESRRIKGALRDQSLIAGIGNAYSDEILHAARMSPYKQVRQLDEDETTRLYEALRTTLGEAVARARSVAAAGLKAEKKSGLRVHGRTGEPCPVCGDTIREVSFSDSSLQYCPTCQTGGRPLADRRMSRLLK; translated from the coding sequence ATGCCCGAACTGCCCGAAGTGGAATCTCTGCGAGGCTTCCTCGAACAACGGCTGACGGGCCTGCGCATCGCCCGGGTACTGCCGCTGTCCATCAGCGTCCTCAAAACCTACGATCCGCCGCTGAGCGCCGTCGAGGGGGCCGTGGTCACCGCCGTCGGCCGGTACGGCAAATGGCTCGGCATCGGCGCCGGCGGGCTCCATCTCGTCTTCCATCTCGCCCGCGCGGGCTGGCTGCGCTGGTACGACGAACTGCCCGCGGCGCCCCCGCGCCCCGGAAAGGGCCCGTCGGCGCTGCGGATCGCCCTCGCGTCCGGAGCCGGCTTCGATCTCACCGAAGCGGGCACCACCAAACGGCTCGCCGTCCATCTCGTACCGGACCCGGCGGAGGTCCCGGCGATCGCCCGGCTCGGCCCCGACCCGCTCGCCGAAGGCTTCGACCGGGACGCCTTCGCCGCCGTACTCGCGGGCGAGAGCCGCCGGATCAAAGGCGCCCTGCGCGATCAGAGCCTGATCGCGGGCATCGGCAACGCCTACAGCGACGAGATCCTGCACGCCGCGCGGATGTCCCCGTACAAACAGGTCCGGCAGCTCGACGAGGACGAGACCACCCGGCTGTACGAGGCGCTGCGCACCACCCTCGGCGAAGCGGTCGCCCGGGCGCGGAGCGTCGCCGCGGCCGGCCTCAAGGCCGAGAAGAAGAGCGGACTGCGGGTCCACGGGCGGACCGGCGAGCCCTGTCCGGTATGCGGCGATACCATCCGGGAGGTGTCCTTCAGCGATTCGTCGCTCCAGTACTGCCCCACCTGCCAGACGGGCGGCCGCCCGCTCGCCGACCGCCGGATGTCACGCCTGCTGAAGTAG
- a CDS encoding LytR/AlgR family response regulator transcription factor — MLRALAVDDERPALEELLYLLRSDHRITSAEGATDATGALRRIAAALDPEPDGEGGGLDVVFLDIHMAGLTGLDVARVLARFARPPLIVFVTAHEGFAVQAFDLKAVDYVLKPVRRERLAEAVRRVCDQVRTARDSRPPEGAPGGTPHGAAPVAPGPVQSSAAQIPVELGGVTRFIPIDSIAYVEAQGDYARLHTADGSHLVRVPLSALEERWAVHGFVRIHRSHLVALARIDELRLDAGATTVRVGTAELAVSRRHARQLRDLLMRHAGG, encoded by the coding sequence ATGCTGCGTGCCCTCGCCGTCGACGACGAACGCCCCGCGCTGGAGGAACTCCTCTATCTGCTCCGCTCCGACCACCGGATCACCAGTGCCGAAGGCGCCACCGATGCCACCGGCGCGCTGCGCCGGATCGCCGCCGCCCTGGACCCCGAGCCCGACGGCGAGGGCGGCGGACTGGATGTCGTCTTCCTCGATATCCATATGGCCGGACTCACCGGACTCGATGTGGCCAGGGTCCTGGCCCGCTTCGCCCGCCCGCCGCTGATCGTCTTCGTCACCGCGCACGAGGGCTTCGCGGTCCAGGCGTTCGACCTGAAGGCCGTCGACTACGTGCTCAAGCCGGTGCGCCGGGAGCGGCTCGCCGAGGCCGTCCGCAGGGTCTGCGACCAGGTCCGTACCGCCCGCGACAGCCGCCCCCCGGAGGGCGCCCCGGGCGGCACCCCCCACGGGGCGGCGCCCGTCGCACCCGGGCCGGTACAGAGCAGCGCCGCGCAGATCCCCGTCGAACTCGGCGGTGTCACCCGTTTCATCCCGATCGACTCCATCGCCTATGTCGAGGCCCAGGGGGACTACGCCCGGCTGCACACCGCCGACGGAAGCCATCTCGTCCGCGTCCCGCTGTCCGCCCTGGAGGAGCGGTGGGCGGTCCACGGCTTCGTCCGGATCCACCGCAGCCATCTCGTCGCACTGGCCCGCATCGACGAACTGCGCCTCGACGCCGGAGCCACCACCGTCCGGGTCGGTACGGCCGAACTGGCCGTGAGCCGGCGCCACGCCCGCCAACTGCGCGATCTGCTGATGCGCCACGCCGGCGGCTGA
- a CDS encoding cation acetate symporter, with translation MNQTYAVTAVTVVVVATVLIGGLGLRISRTTSDFYVASRTAGPRLNAAAISGEYLSAASFLGIAGLVLLQGPEMLWYPVGYTAGYLVLLALVAAPLRRSGAYTLSDFAEARLESAAVRRLASLFVVGIGWLYLLPQLQGAGLTLEILTGAPNWVGGVVVAVVVTGAVAAGGMRSITFVQAFQYWLKLTALLVPALFLAAAWAADDAPRARFDAPAVLREHTTVTVDSTVRIELAGPLTLTVDGTVDGIHHDHGTVTLGEGAHRIDAGTRIGLPAGAEVPERVTSEADPSSWSQPLSGGRDGSHLYATYGLILATFLGTMGLPHVAVRFYTSPDGRAARRTTLVVLGLVGAFYLLPPVYGALGRIYAPELALTGAADAAVLILPERVLGGVAGDLLGALLAGGAFAAFLSTASGLTMAVAGVISQDVLPPRGVRWFRLAALLAVVVPLAASTVATNVPVADAVGLAFAVSASSFCPLLVLGIWWRRLTPPGAAAGLVVGGGSALAAVMATRAGLAPEGWTYALMAWPAVWSVPLGFLTMVLVSLATPRHIPPSTTATLARLHLPEDLAGGPGQSEDPPGRGGTR, from the coding sequence GTGAACCAGACCTACGCGGTGACCGCGGTGACCGTCGTCGTCGTGGCCACCGTCCTCATCGGCGGGCTCGGGCTGCGGATCTCCCGTACCACCTCCGACTTCTATGTCGCGTCCCGCACCGCCGGGCCCCGGCTCAACGCCGCCGCCATCAGCGGCGAGTACCTCTCCGCCGCCTCCTTCCTCGGCATCGCCGGTCTGGTCCTCCTCCAGGGGCCGGAGATGCTCTGGTACCCGGTCGGCTACACCGCCGGATACCTCGTCCTGCTGGCGCTGGTCGCCGCCCCGCTGCGGCGCTCCGGCGCGTACACGCTCTCCGACTTCGCCGAAGCCCGGCTGGAGTCCGCCGCCGTGCGCAGACTGGCGTCCCTCTTCGTCGTCGGCATCGGCTGGCTGTATCTGCTGCCCCAGCTCCAGGGCGCGGGCCTCACCCTGGAGATCCTCACCGGGGCCCCCAACTGGGTCGGCGGGGTCGTGGTGGCCGTCGTCGTCACCGGAGCGGTCGCCGCGGGCGGAATGCGGAGCATCACCTTCGTCCAGGCGTTCCAGTACTGGCTCAAACTGACCGCGCTGCTGGTGCCCGCGCTCTTCCTGGCCGCCGCCTGGGCCGCCGACGACGCCCCCCGGGCCCGTTTCGACGCCCCCGCCGTCCTGCGCGAACACACCACCGTGACCGTCGATTCCACCGTACGGATCGAACTCGCCGGGCCTTTGACACTGACCGTCGACGGCACGGTCGACGGCATCCACCACGACCACGGCACCGTCACCCTCGGCGAAGGCGCCCACCGGATCGACGCCGGAACCCGCATCGGACTGCCCGCGGGCGCCGAAGTGCCCGAGCGGGTGACCTCCGAAGCCGATCCGTCGAGCTGGTCGCAGCCGCTGTCCGGCGGCCGGGACGGATCCCATCTGTACGCCACCTACGGGCTCATCCTGGCCACCTTCCTCGGCACCATGGGTTTGCCGCATGTCGCCGTCCGCTTCTACACCAGCCCCGACGGCCGGGCCGCCCGCCGTACCACCCTCGTCGTCCTGGGACTGGTCGGCGCGTTCTATCTGCTGCCGCCCGTCTACGGCGCCCTGGGCCGGATCTACGCCCCCGAACTCGCCCTCACCGGCGCCGCGGACGCCGCCGTGCTGATCCTGCCGGAGCGGGTACTCGGCGGGGTCGCGGGCGATCTGCTGGGCGCGCTGCTCGCGGGCGGCGCGTTCGCCGCGTTCCTGTCCACCGCGTCCGGGCTGACGATGGCGGTCGCCGGAGTGATCTCCCAGGATGTGCTGCCGCCGCGCGGTGTGCGCTGGTTCCGGCTGGCGGCCCTGCTCGCCGTGGTGGTTCCGCTGGCCGCCAGCACCGTCGCCACGAACGTGCCCGTCGCCGACGCCGTCGGACTGGCCTTCGCGGTCTCCGCCTCCTCCTTCTGCCCGCTGCTGGTCCTCGGTATCTGGTGGCGCCGGCTCACTCCGCCCGGGGCCGCCGCCGGACTCGTCGTCGGCGGTGGTTCGGCCCTCGCCGCCGTCATGGCCACCCGCGCCGGGCTCGCCCCCGAGGGCTGGACGTACGCCCTGATGGCCTGGCCCGCGGTCTGGTCGGTGCCACTGGGCTTCCTCACCATGGTCCTGGTGTCCCTGGCCACCCCCCGCCATATACCCCCGTCGACCACCGCGACCCTGGCCCGGCTCCATCTGCCGGAGGACCTCGCGGGCGGCCCCGGGCAGTCCGAAGACCCCCCGGGGCGAGGAGGAACGCGATGA
- a CDS encoding histidine kinase, translating to MTGTGMAALAAAGAVLLAAGIVLGRLTAHRGDPVDLDLGTPVERATFHTLHTASLAAPPLRAGLTEDTARKAARRLRSLLGTEALCLTDRERVLAWDGPGADHHERRVMARVAEVLESGRGTTVETRCERLECPLRWAVIAPLTGEDGVLGTLVAYGSRESAVLVRAATEVARWVSVQLELAELDRSRTRLIEAEIRALRAQISPHFVFNSLAAIASFVRTDPERARELLLEFADFTRYSFRRHGEFTHLADELRSIEQYLALAGARFGDRLKVTLQVAPEVLPVTLPFLCLQPLVENAVKHGLEDTTGERRITIAARDAGAEALVTVEDDGVGMDPAELRGILAGERPASSGIGLSNVDERLRQVYGDEHGLVIETGVGAGMKVTVRIPKYRAGVHSSPGRRPR from the coding sequence ATGACCGGTACGGGAATGGCCGCCCTGGCCGCCGCCGGGGCGGTCCTGCTGGCCGCCGGGATCGTCCTCGGACGGCTCACCGCCCACCGCGGCGACCCTGTCGACCTGGACCTCGGCACCCCGGTGGAGCGCGCCACCTTCCACACCCTGCACACCGCTTCCCTGGCCGCGCCGCCGCTGCGGGCCGGACTCACCGAGGACACCGCCCGCAAGGCCGCCCGCCGGCTCCGCTCCCTGCTGGGTACCGAGGCGCTCTGCCTCACCGACCGGGAGCGCGTGCTCGCCTGGGACGGACCCGGTGCCGACCACCACGAGCGCCGGGTGATGGCCCGGGTCGCCGAAGTCCTGGAATCCGGCCGCGGTACGACGGTGGAGACCCGCTGCGAGCGACTGGAATGCCCGCTGCGCTGGGCGGTCATCGCCCCGCTGACCGGTGAGGACGGAGTTCTGGGCACCCTGGTCGCCTATGGGTCGAGGGAGTCCGCGGTTCTGGTGCGGGCCGCTACCGAGGTCGCCCGCTGGGTCTCCGTACAACTCGAACTCGCCGAACTCGACCGCTCCCGCACCCGGCTCATCGAGGCCGAGATCCGGGCCCTGCGCGCCCAGATATCCCCCCATTTCGTCTTCAACTCCCTGGCCGCGATCGCGTCCTTCGTCCGCACCGACCCGGAGCGCGCCAGGGAACTGCTGCTGGAGTTCGCCGACTTCACCCGTTACTCCTTCCGGCGGCACGGGGAGTTCACCCACCTCGCGGACGAACTGCGCTCCATCGAGCAGTATCTGGCGCTGGCCGGGGCCAGGTTCGGGGACCGGCTGAAGGTGACGCTCCAGGTGGCGCCCGAGGTGCTGCCGGTCACACTGCCGTTCCTCTGTCTCCAGCCCCTGGTGGAGAACGCGGTGAAGCACGGTCTGGAGGACACCACCGGTGAGCGCCGGATCACCATCGCCGCCCGGGACGCGGGCGCGGAGGCGCTGGTGACCGTGGAGGACGACGGGGTGGGCATGGACCCGGCGGAGCTGCGCGGGATCCTCGCGGGCGAGCGGCCGGCGTCGTCCGGTATCGGGCTGTCGAACGTCGACGAACGGCTGCGCCAGGTGTACGGGGACGAACACGGGCTGGTCATCGAGACGGGGGTGGGGGCGGGGATGAAGGTCACCGTCCGGATCCCCAAGTACCGGGCCGGGGTGCACTCGTCACCGGGGCGGCGTCCCCGGTAA